One part of the Cyclobacteriaceae bacterium genome encodes these proteins:
- a CDS encoding 1-aminocyclopropane-1-carboxylate deaminase/D-cysteine desulfhydrase, with the protein MLSYTPTPIQEIHDPLFDKAGIRVLVKREDLNHPYVSGNKWWKLKYNLEEAKKLGHKTLLTFGGAYSNHIFSTAAAAHELGFESIGIIRGEEMFPLNPTLTFAKSRGMGLKYITREAYRQKINPHFIESLHQEFGDFYLIPEGGTNALAVKGVAEFAQTLGDGFDYLCCAVGTGGTLAGLIKGLDASVEILGFPVLKGGEFLKEEVERLIGKEARNWKLMTDYHFGGYGKTTAALFEFIKDRLTKNNLPLDSVYTGKLVAGVYDLIEKGYFRRWATILVVHSGGLQNK; encoded by the coding sequence ATGCTTAGCTATACGCCAACTCCGATACAGGAAATACATGATCCGCTATTTGATAAGGCGGGAATTCGTGTATTGGTTAAGCGTGAAGATTTGAATCATCCCTATGTTTCAGGAAACAAATGGTGGAAGCTGAAGTACAATCTTGAAGAAGCAAAAAAACTGGGACACAAAACGTTGCTCACCTTTGGTGGTGCTTATTCCAACCACATTTTTTCCACCGCAGCTGCTGCACATGAACTGGGCTTTGAAAGTATTGGCATCATTCGTGGTGAAGAAATGTTTCCGCTCAACCCAACGTTAACATTTGCGAAAAGTCGTGGAATGGGGTTGAAGTACATAACACGAGAAGCATACAGGCAAAAAATAAATCCGCATTTTATTGAGAGCCTTCATCAGGAGTTTGGTGACTTCTATTTAATACCCGAAGGCGGCACCAATGCGTTAGCTGTAAAGGGTGTTGCGGAATTCGCGCAAACACTGGGCGATGGATTTGATTATTTGTGTTGTGCCGTGGGAACCGGAGGGACATTGGCCGGGCTAATAAAAGGTCTTGATGCTTCAGTAGAGATTCTGGGATTTCCTGTTCTAAAAGGGGGAGAATTTTTGAAAGAAGAAGTAGAAAGGTTAATTGGGAAGGAGGCAAGAAACTGGAAGCTAATGACAGATTATCACTTTGGTGGATATGGAAAAACAACGGCTGCTTTATTTGAATTCATAAAAGATCGTCTGACAAAAAATAATTTGCCCTTAGACAGCGTTTATACAGGAAAGCTTGTTGCCGGAGTTTACGATTTGATTGAGAAGGGCTATTTTAGAAGGTGGGCAACAATTTTAGTGGTGCATTCAGGAGGCCTTCAAAATAAGTAA
- a CDS encoding T9SS type A sorting domain-containing protein: MFDPFFHAKADEPLSLSIGAFSLEDHVISYELSTPKRDKNQPVQNYRLPENLQINSFTGLLTWDTKFQGTYTTGEFLFAVKIHLSKVIDGNLYRLCTVERDIQIILTDHDSGSKISLKNPLDENNRVYIPINESRTIKILYEPNEQNESTLSAYSTLTEDELQFSTYDSSSANIKVGLLTLTSSAAIDRDNPYVITIRGRQPSMYPAYASDLCLLFYTRDLYPEIITRTEDTLAGISVMPNPVTDYLKIQLPHQQPAQLTLLDLSGKVVLKKFINETCMVDVRDLAAGIYIVKLQTGNGRRTIKIIKN, encoded by the coding sequence TTGTTTGACCCATTTTTCCATGCTAAAGCAGATGAACCCCTTTCACTTTCCATAGGTGCTTTTAGCCTGGAAGATCATGTTATTTCATATGAATTAAGCACTCCAAAAAGAGACAAAAATCAGCCTGTGCAGAATTACAGGCTACCTGAAAATCTTCAGATAAACTCCTTTACAGGCTTGCTTACGTGGGACACGAAGTTTCAGGGAACCTATACCACTGGAGAATTTTTGTTCGCTGTAAAAATTCATTTATCAAAAGTCATTGACGGAAACTTATATCGTCTTTGTACTGTAGAAAGGGACATTCAGATAATTTTAACAGATCATGATTCAGGCAGCAAAATATCACTAAAGAATCCGCTGGACGAAAATAACCGAGTTTATATTCCGATAAATGAAAGCCGAACGATTAAAATACTTTACGAACCTAATGAGCAAAACGAATCCACGTTGAGTGCCTACTCAACATTAACCGAGGATGAACTCCAGTTTAGTACCTACGATTCATCCTCTGCCAATATTAAAGTTGGATTACTTACACTTACCTCTTCTGCCGCTATAGATCGTGACAATCCTTACGTCATTACTATCCGCGGTCGTCAACCATCAATGTACCCTGCTTATGCCAGTGATCTTTGCTTGCTTTTTTACACCCGTGATCTTTATCCGGAGATTATTACCCGAACAGAAGATACATTAGCCGGTATTTCTGTAATGCCTAACCCGGTAACGGATTACTTAAAAATCCAGTTGCCCCATCAACAACCCGCACAACTCACGCTCCTTGATTTGTCAGGAAAAGTTGTACTGAAAAAATTCATTAACGAAACCTGTATGGTGGATGTG